From Roseovarius sp. EL26, the proteins below share one genomic window:
- a CDS encoding CoA ester lyase, which yields MDSSTHPFRSVLYIPGSKERALDKARSLPADAIIFDLEDAVAPDAKASARATLAEALKTGGYGKRGKIVRINALTTEWGWQDVRALKDAGADAILLPKVNSVSDVDVLADLVGPNMPIWTMMETPVSVFNAREIASHRQVEGLVTGTNDLTKDLAARSRADRLPLMLALQSIVMAARAARIVAVDGVYNRFRDGDGLKAECEQGRDLGFDGKTLIHPAQIEITNTAFAPTNSEIELAERQIAAYEESQASGQGIAVVDGQIVENLHVVAAKRILAKAQAVADMAAE from the coding sequence ATGGATAGCAGCACCCACCCGTTTCGCTCGGTTTTGTATATCCCCGGATCGAAAGAACGGGCCTTGGATAAGGCGCGCAGCCTGCCCGCAGATGCAATCATTTTTGACCTAGAGGATGCTGTGGCACCAGATGCCAAGGCCAGCGCACGCGCAACATTGGCCGAGGCCCTGAAAACCGGTGGCTATGGCAAACGCGGCAAGATCGTGCGGATCAACGCGCTGACCACCGAATGGGGTTGGCAGGATGTGCGTGCGCTCAAGGATGCGGGTGCGGACGCGATCTTGCTCCCGAAAGTGAATTCTGTCTCAGATGTGGATGTGTTGGCCGATCTGGTTGGGCCGAACATGCCGATCTGGACGATGATGGAAACGCCGGTCTCTGTGTTCAACGCGCGCGAGATTGCATCACATCGTCAGGTCGAAGGTCTGGTCACAGGCACCAATGATCTGACTAAAGATCTGGCCGCGCGGTCGCGTGCGGACCGGCTGCCGTTGATGTTGGCGTTGCAATCCATTGTGATGGCGGCGCGCGCGGCGCGGATTGTTGCGGTCGATGGGGTCTATAACCGATTTCGGGATGGCGATGGGCTTAAGGCGGAATGTGAGCAGGGGCGCGATCTGGGTTTTGATGGCAAGACGCTGATCCATCCGGCACAGATCGAGATTACAAACACTGCCTTTGCGCCAACCAATTCCGAGATCGAACTGGCCGAACGTCAGATCGCCGCCTATGAAGAAAGCCAAGCCTCGGGGCAGGGGATTGCCGTGGTTGATGGGCAAATTGTGGAAAATCTGCACGTGGTGGCAGCAAAACGTATTTTGGCCAAGGCACAAGCCGTGGCTGACATGGCAGCGGAGTAA
- a CDS encoding NINE protein: MSEIAKSPKSYGVAVALCGIFGVIGIHHFYLKDYVHGLADLGLLVLCVVFAMNNNVGLFFLALGLDALHTIIVFYLLIVEKWRDGDGLPVLIK, encoded by the coding sequence ATGAGTGAGATCGCGAAATCGCCGAAGTCATACGGCGTTGCGGTAGCGTTGTGCGGTATATTCGGCGTTATCGGAATTCATCATTTTTATCTGAAAGACTATGTACATGGCTTGGCTGATCTTGGCCTGCTTGTTTTGTGCGTAGTGTTTGCAATGAATAACAATGTGGGCTTGTTCTTTTTGGCATTGGGCTTGGATGCACTTCATACGATCATCGTTTTCTATCTGTTGATCGTTGAAAAATGGCGGGACGGTGATGGCCTTCCTGTGTTGATAAAATAA
- a CDS encoding NnrU family protein, translating into MLLIILGLLLWSGAHLFKRFAPDRREAAGDGARGIFTAIIVIGIVLMTVGYRMADGAVFWGRGPALVGINNLLMLLSIYMFAASGMKTAIARKLRHPMLAGVRIWALAHLIVNGDTPSFVLFGGMLIWGLAEVIVINRAEPDWTPPPAGPARKEIMALVGTLLVYGAIAGVHTFLGYPTFG; encoded by the coding sequence ATGCTTTTAATTATTCTAGGCTTGCTCTTGTGGAGCGGCGCGCATTTGTTCAAACGATTTGCACCTGATCGGCGTGAGGCCGCGGGCGATGGCGCGCGTGGGATTTTTACTGCAATCATCGTCATTGGGATTGTCCTGATGACGGTGGGCTATCGTATGGCAGATGGGGCTGTTTTCTGGGGCCGGGGCCCGGCGCTGGTCGGGATCAACAACCTGTTGATGCTGCTGTCGATCTATATGTTTGCCGCCTCAGGCATGAAAACCGCAATTGCGCGTAAACTGCGCCATCCGATGTTGGCAGGAGTGCGGATCTGGGCGTTGGCACATCTTATTGTGAATGGGGACACACCGTCATTTGTTTTGTTTGGCGGCATGTTGATCTGGGGATTGGCCGAGGTGATTGTCATCAACCGGGCCGAGCCGGATTGGACACCACCGCCAGCGGGACCTGCGCGCAAGGAGATCATGGCGCTGGTGGGAACGTTGCTGGTTTACGGGGCAATCGCCGGAGTGCACACTTTCCTTGGATATCCAACATTTGGGTGA
- the sdhC gene encoding succinate dehydrogenase, cytochrome b556 subunit produces MADVNRGNRPLSPHLMIYRPQLTSMSSIMVRMSGLALLALAPLVVGWLLAAATSEDCFAAIDGFLRSWFGKLIMFGGIWALWYHTLGRLRHVIWDFGYCLDVETSEKMGLGMFIGATVLTVLTVLVV; encoded by the coding sequence ATGGCTGATGTGAACCGGGGCAATCGCCCGCTTTCACCGCATTTAATGATTTATCGTCCACAATTGACCTCTATGTCTTCGATCATGGTTAGGATGTCCGGTCTGGCGCTATTGGCGCTGGCGCCATTGGTGGTCGGCTGGTTGTTGGCGGCGGCAACATCCGAGGATTGCTTTGCTGCGATTGACGGATTTCTACGCAGCTGGTTTGGCAAGCTGATCATGTTCGGTGGCATCTGGGCGCTATGGTATCACACGCTGGGACGCCTGCGTCACGTGATCTGGGACTTTGGTTATTGTCTGGATGTTGAGACTTCGGAGAAAATGGGTCTTGGCATGTTTATCGGCGCCACGGTCCTGACTGTTCTGACTGTGTTAGTGGTTTAA
- a CDS encoding TM2 domain-containing protein: MTSIEAGPVSEKKFVPAVLLCFFLGSFGVHRFYLGKIGTGLLMLITLGGLGIWTLIDFVRLVIGSMGDKNHLPLQR; encoded by the coding sequence ATGACATCAATTGAAGCCGGTCCGGTCAGTGAAAAGAAATTCGTGCCCGCAGTACTACTATGCTTTTTCTTGGGGAGTTTTGGTGTGCACCGATTTTACCTCGGGAAGATTGGCACTGGTTTGTTGATGCTGATCACACTTGGTGGGTTAGGCATTTGGACACTTATTGATTTTGTTCGTCTTGTCATTGGCTCAATGGGCGATAAGAATCATCTTCCTTTGCAGCGCTAA
- a CDS encoding DUF1737 domain-containing protein: MKIYRFLSADDTSTFCHKVTDALNKGWELYGSPTYAFDHANGVMRCGQSVVKEAEGEYTPETKLGEQ; this comes from the coding sequence ATGAAAATTTATCGTTTTCTAAGTGCTGATGATACATCGACTTTTTGTCACAAGGTGACGGATGCCCTGAATAAGGGTTGGGAGCTTTATGGCTCTCCGACCTACGCATTTGATCACGCGAATGGGGTGATGCGCTGCGGGCAATCCGTGGTGAAAGAGGCCGAAGGGGAGTACACCCCTGAGACGAAATTGGGAGAGCAGTAA
- a CDS encoding succinate dehydrogenase, hydrophobic membrane anchor protein, translating into MQYLTDRKRAQGLGAGSSGTQGHWQMMVRSMIMVVLVPLFICALGHGIGGSFAEVQEYFSRPFPAIVLSLGLIVGLIHLMYEAQEAIEDYVHGVAEKLALVALRAFCYTLIAAGLFAIAKMAL; encoded by the coding sequence ATGCAATATCTGACGGATCGCAAACGCGCACAGGGGTTGGGGGCGGGAAGCTCGGGCACCCAAGGGCATTGGCAGATGATGGTGCGATCGATGATCATGGTGGTGTTGGTCCCATTGTTCATCTGTGCATTGGGTCACGGAATTGGCGGCTCTTTCGCCGAGGTACAAGAGTATTTCAGCCGACCCTTCCCAGCGATTGTGCTGTCGCTTGGTTTGATCGTGGGTCTCATTCACCTGATGTATGAAGCGCAGGAAGCGATCGAGGACTACGTCCACGGCGTTGCCGAGAAGCTGGCGCTCGTTGCTTTGCGCGCCTTTTGTTACACGCTGATTGCGGCGGGGCTTTTTGCCATCGCCAAAATGGCCCTTTAA
- a CDS encoding MaoC family dehydratase — protein MAKTNPGRFFEDYTVGETIHHAVPRTVSGGERALYHALYPARHALYSSDEFARQSGLSASPLDDIAAFHVVFGKTVPDISLNALANLGYAEGRWLKPVWPGDTIRSTSEVIGVKQNSNGKSGVVWVRTRGMNQHDEVVLEYVRWAMVRKRDVDAPAPETVIPELSKIVAAEDLVVPEGLDFTNYDFTLAGEPHRWGDYAVGEVIDHVDGVTVEEAEHMMATRLWQNTAKVHFDATLREDGQRLIYGGHVISMARTLSFNGLANAQIVAGLNGGTHANPCYSGDTIKVWSEVLDKAETSAPGVGALRLRLVATKGGEPFTLKGEDGKYLPQVMLDLDYWALMPM, from the coding sequence ATGGCAAAGACAAATCCGGGCCGATTTTTTGAGGATTACACCGTTGGTGAAACAATTCATCATGCTGTGCCGCGCACGGTTTCCGGTGGCGAACGCGCGCTCTATCATGCGCTCTATCCCGCGCGTCATGCGCTTTATTCCTCGGACGAATTTGCGCGCCAATCTGGCCTATCTGCGAGTCCTCTGGATGATATCGCGGCCTTTCACGTAGTGTTTGGTAAAACTGTGCCTGATATTTCGCTCAATGCTCTGGCAAACTTGGGATATGCCGAGGGGCGCTGGCTTAAACCAGTGTGGCCTGGCGATACGATCCGGTCCACCTCAGAGGTGATTGGGGTAAAGCAGAATTCAAACGGGAAATCGGGTGTGGTTTGGGTTCGCACGCGGGGCATGAACCAGCACGACGAGGTGGTGTTGGAATATGTGCGCTGGGCCATGGTGCGCAAACGTGATGTTGATGCCCCCGCGCCGGAAACGGTAATCCCTGAGCTGTCCAAAATCGTGGCTGCCGAAGATCTGGTAGTGCCTGAAGGGTTGGATTTCACCAACTATGATTTCACGCTTGCTGGTGAGCCGCACCGCTGGGGCGATTACGCGGTTGGCGAAGTCATCGACCACGTTGATGGTGTCACCGTCGAAGAGGCCGAACATATGATGGCTACGCGCTTGTGGCAAAACACTGCCAAGGTGCATTTTGATGCGACATTGCGCGAAGATGGTCAGCGTTTGATTTACGGTGGGCATGTGATTTCGATGGCGCGGACCTTGAGCTTTAACGGCTTGGCCAACGCGCAGATCGTGGCGGGCCTGAATGGCGGCACACATGCCAACCCATGTTATAGTGGCGATACCATCAAGGTCTGGTCCGAAGTTCTGGATAAGGCCGAAACATCTGCACCGGGTGTTGGTGCGCTGCGGCTGAGGTTGGTTGCGACCAAAGGTGGAGAGCCATTCACATTGAAGGGCGAAGATGGGAAATATTTGCCCCAAGTGATGTTGGATCTCGACTATTGGGCGTTGATGCCGATGTAA